A single region of the Lycium barbarum isolate Lr01 chromosome 2, ASM1917538v2, whole genome shotgun sequence genome encodes:
- the LOC132622113 gene encoding laccase-14-like has translation MWQSATVHGALIVYPKPGTPYPFPKPYEEIPIILGQWWKRDVHEIISEYIASDGKLPNSDAFTINGQLGDLYPCSNNETFKIEVETGKNYLLRLINAAVGKTLVFGIADHKLTIVGINGWHTKPMSSMVDYVEIKTQHSIDCILEANQQPDYYYMAAREYSSYINMDYDHNTTTTAIVKYKGKYVPSSTPSLPYLPSTYSGEPTVSHTRTNTVPYFYVLIFFLIISLGIGACVVVSYRNRVAQS, from the exons ATGTGGCAAAGTGCCACAGTTCACGGTGCCCTGATCGTTTATCCCAAGCCCGGAACTCCATATCCTTTTCCAAAGCCTTACGAAGAAATTCCAATCATTCTAG GCCAGTGGTGGAAGCGAGATGTTCATGAGATTATATCGGAATATATTGCCTCTGATGGCAAGCTTCCTAATTCCGATGCTTTCACCATTAACGGTCAGCTGGGAGATCTTTATCCTTGCTCAAATAATG AAACTTTCAAGATTGAAGTTGAGACAGGGAAGAATTATCTACTGCGACTAATAAATGCTGCAGTGGGCAAAACTCTTGTCTTTGGGATTGCAGATCACAAGTTAACGATAGTTGGAATAAATGGATGGCATACAAAGCCAATGAGTTCAATGGTGGACTATGTAGAGATAAAGACACAACATTCAATCGATTGCATTTTGGAGGCCAACCAACAGCCGGACTACTATTATATGGCTGCTAGAGAATATTCCAGTTACATTAACATGGACTATGATCATAACACGACAACCACAGCTATCGTTAAATACAAAGGAAAATATGTACCTTCGTCAACTCCTTCACTACCTTATCTTCCATCGACATACTCCGGCGAACCTACTGTTAGTCATACCAGGACAAACACAGTGCCTTATTTTTATgtactaatattttttttaattattagttTAGGTATTGGTGCTTGCGTTGTTGTTTCGTATAGGAATAGGGTAGCCCAAAGCTAG